Proteins encoded by one window of Lacerta agilis isolate rLacAgi1 chromosome 11, rLacAgi1.pri, whole genome shotgun sequence:
- the POLK gene encoding DNA polymerase kappa isoform X1, translating to MENADKGNASSREGLLLRLGLNDNKAGMQGLDKEKINKIIMEASKGSKFYENELKKDQQVNERIEKILKLKSKVTDQQLMKAQIKMDKLAMKLDQSRDLSCTIVHIDMDAFYAAVELRDNPELRDKPIAVGSMSMLSTSNYHARRFGVRAAMPGFIAKKLCPHLIIVPLNFKKYEEVSKEVREILAEYDSHFMPMGLDEAYLNITEYLEGRKNWPEDKRQHFIKTYNSALNEQQQQQSTTQIKPVVFGASAEEVVEEIRFRIEQKTRLTASAGIAPNTMLAKMCSDKNKPNGQYRIPPEREAVMNFIKDLAIRKVPGIGKVTEKMLKALNIVTCSELYQQRALISLLFSETSWRNFLEISLGLGSTHLERDGERKSMSTERTFNEISAAEQYSLCQELCSDLAQDLKKEGLKARTVTLKLKNVNFEVKTRATTVMSAVSTEEEIFAVAKDLLQSETEAVAPQPLRLRLMGIRVSGFLNEEEKKYQQKSIVNFLEPGKRISTTGLFPRKSEEDFFPNASEKESFFNKKRANQAASLNMSPNKQNLQDMKSLVMSVEPAENNGEHQIFICPVCFEEHQDSTLEAFNRHIDRCLSGTLEEDITDNSKSWENTTELSVNMEKKECQKDKTSKPQIEVQSADIVDNATNRGTDIFPKLQDDEHSRESECSLSSNFGFDTCAKQDFSSNVLPVEKEEYFEEPSSSEIKLPCFPDATENKVLVCPVCNLEQKTTDLALFNRHVDVCLNKGIIKQLTEESKSLGILGRGQNSTNFAVGTKRSGTVVPQPTSKKAKSNNSKCTIESFFK from the exons ATGGAAAATGCAGATAAAGGCAATGCTTCTTCCAGAGAGGGACTTCTGCTTAGACTGGGCCTCAATGATAACAAAGCTGGAATGCAGGGGCTGGATAAGGAGAAGATCAACAAAATCATAATGGAAGCTtccaag GGttctaaattttatgaaaatgagcTGAAGAAGGATCAACAAGTTAATGAGCGAATTGAAAAAATCCTGAAATTAAAAAGTAAAGTAACCGACCAACAGCTTATGAAAGCACAGATAAAG ATGGATAAGCTTGCAATGAAGTTAGATCAGAGCCGTGATCTTAGCTGTACTATTGTACACATTGACATGGATGCCTTTTATGCAGCTGTTGAACTGAGAGACAATCCTGAATTGAGAGACAAGCCCATAGCAGTGGGGTCAATGAGTATGCTG TCCACTTCAAATTATCATGCCAGAAGATTTGGGGTACGTGCAGCCATGCCTGGGTTTATTGCCAAGAAACTCTGCCCACATCTTATTATAGTgccattaaactttaaaaaatatgaagaagTAAGTAAAGAG GTTAGGGAAATACTTGCTGAATATGATTCCCACTTTATGCCCATGGGGCTTGATGAAGCCTACTTGAACATAACAGAGTACTTAGAAGGAAGAAAAAACTGGCCTGAAGACAAAAGGCAGCATTTCATCAAAACATACAACTCTGCTCTAAATG aacaacaacaacaacagtcgaCAACTCAGATAAAGCCAGTTGTCTTTGGAGCATCAGCTGAGGAAGTGGTAGAAGAAATTCGCTTTAGGATTGAACAAAAAACAAGACTTACTGCCAGTGCtg GCATTGCTCCAAATACGATGTTAGCAAAAATGTGCAGTGATAAAAATAAACCAAATGGTCAATATAGAATCCCCCCAGAAAGAGAAGCTGTGATGAACTTCATCAAAGATTTAGCCATTAGAAAG GTGCCTGGCATAGGAAAAGTAACGGAAAAAATGCTTAAAGCTCTGAACATTGTGACTTGTTCAGAACTTTACCAGCAGAGGGCACtaatttctcttctcttctctgaaACATCTTGGCGTAATTTCTTGGAAATCTCCCTTGGTTTGGGTTCCACCCATTTAGAAAG ggatggAGAAAGAAAAAGCATGAGCACTGAAAG GACATTTAATGAAATCAGTGCTGCAGAACAATACAGCTTGTGTCAAGAACTTTGCAGTGACCTTGCCCAGGATTTGAAAAAGGAAGGACTTAAA GCTAGAACTGTAACTTTAAAGTTGAAGAATGTAAACTTTGAAGTAAAAACAAGAGCTACTACAGTAATGTCTGCAGTTTCTACTGAAGAAGAAATATTTGCTGTTGCTAAAGACTTGCTTCAGTCAGAAACGGAGGCTGTGGCCCCACAACCTTTACGCCTGCGACTGATGG GTATACGGGTATCAGGTTTtctaaatgaagaagaaaagaaatatcaACAAAAGAGCATTGTTAATTTCCTAGAGCCTGGAAAACGTATCAGTACTACTGGGCTCTTCCCTAGGAAATCGGAAGAGGATTTTTTTCCAAATGCTTCTGAGAAGGAGAGTTTTTTCAATAAAAAGCGAGCTAATCAAGCAGCTTCTTTAAATATGTCTCCAAACAAGCAGAATCTACAAGATATGAAATCATTAGTGATGTCAGTTGAACCAGCAGAGAATAATGGTGAACATCAGATCTTCATTTGTCCTGTTTGCTTTGAAGAACATCAAGATAGCACATTAGAGGCATTTAACAGGCATATTGACAGGTGCCTTAGTGGAACATTGGAAGAAGATATTACAGATAACAGCAAATCATGGGAGAATACAACTGAGTTGTCTGTAAACATGGAAAAGAAAGAATGTCAGAAAGATAAAACAAGTAAGCCACAGATTGAAGTACAGTCAGCAGATATAGTTGATAATGCTACAAACAGAGGCACAGACATTTTTCCTAAGCTGCAAGATGATGAACACAGTAGGGAAAGTGAGTGTAGCCTTTCTAGTAACTTTGGATTTGATACATGTGCAAAACAGGATTTTTCCTCTAATGTCTTACCTGTGGAAAAAGAAGAATATTTTGAAGAGCCCAGTTCTTCAGAAATTAAGTTGCCATGTTTTCCTGATGCTACTGAAAACAAGGTTTTAGTTTGCCCAGTCTGCAATTTAGAACAAAAAACAACGGACCTTGCTCTGTTTAACAGGCATGTGGATGTTTGTTTGAACAAAGGAATTATCAAGCAGTTGACAGAAGAGTCAAAAAGCCTCG GAATCTTGGGCAGAGGACAGAATAGTACAAATTTTGCAGTAGGAACAAAACG gTCTGGAACAGTGGTTCCCCAGCCGACATCTAAAAAAGCCAAGTCAAATAATTCTAAGTGTACTATAGAAAGTTTTTTCAAATGA
- the POLK gene encoding DNA polymerase kappa isoform X2, producing MENADKGNASSREGLLLRLGLNDNKAGMQGLDKEKINKIIMEASKGSKFYENELKKDQQVNERIEKILKLKSKVTDQQLMKAQIKMDKLAMKLDQSRDLSCTIVHIDMDAFYAAVELRDNPELRDKPIAVGSMSMLSTSNYHARRFGVRAAMPGFIAKKLCPHLIIVPLNFKKYEEVREILAEYDSHFMPMGLDEAYLNITEYLEGRKNWPEDKRQHFIKTYNSALNEQQQQQSTTQIKPVVFGASAEEVVEEIRFRIEQKTRLTASAGIAPNTMLAKMCSDKNKPNGQYRIPPEREAVMNFIKDLAIRKVPGIGKVTEKMLKALNIVTCSELYQQRALISLLFSETSWRNFLEISLGLGSTHLERDGERKSMSTERTFNEISAAEQYSLCQELCSDLAQDLKKEGLKARTVTLKLKNVNFEVKTRATTVMSAVSTEEEIFAVAKDLLQSETEAVAPQPLRLRLMGIRVSGFLNEEEKKYQQKSIVNFLEPGKRISTTGLFPRKSEEDFFPNASEKESFFNKKRANQAASLNMSPNKQNLQDMKSLVMSVEPAENNGEHQIFICPVCFEEHQDSTLEAFNRHIDRCLSGTLEEDITDNSKSWENTTELSVNMEKKECQKDKTSKPQIEVQSADIVDNATNRGTDIFPKLQDDEHSRESECSLSSNFGFDTCAKQDFSSNVLPVEKEEYFEEPSSSEIKLPCFPDATENKVLVCPVCNLEQKTTDLALFNRHVDVCLNKGIIKQLTEESKSLGILGRGQNSTNFAVGTKRSGTVVPQPTSKKAKSNNSKCTIESFFK from the exons ATGGAAAATGCAGATAAAGGCAATGCTTCTTCCAGAGAGGGACTTCTGCTTAGACTGGGCCTCAATGATAACAAAGCTGGAATGCAGGGGCTGGATAAGGAGAAGATCAACAAAATCATAATGGAAGCTtccaag GGttctaaattttatgaaaatgagcTGAAGAAGGATCAACAAGTTAATGAGCGAATTGAAAAAATCCTGAAATTAAAAAGTAAAGTAACCGACCAACAGCTTATGAAAGCACAGATAAAG ATGGATAAGCTTGCAATGAAGTTAGATCAGAGCCGTGATCTTAGCTGTACTATTGTACACATTGACATGGATGCCTTTTATGCAGCTGTTGAACTGAGAGACAATCCTGAATTGAGAGACAAGCCCATAGCAGTGGGGTCAATGAGTATGCTG TCCACTTCAAATTATCATGCCAGAAGATTTGGGGTACGTGCAGCCATGCCTGGGTTTATTGCCAAGAAACTCTGCCCACATCTTATTATAGTgccattaaactttaaaaaatatgaagaa GTTAGGGAAATACTTGCTGAATATGATTCCCACTTTATGCCCATGGGGCTTGATGAAGCCTACTTGAACATAACAGAGTACTTAGAAGGAAGAAAAAACTGGCCTGAAGACAAAAGGCAGCATTTCATCAAAACATACAACTCTGCTCTAAATG aacaacaacaacaacagtcgaCAACTCAGATAAAGCCAGTTGTCTTTGGAGCATCAGCTGAGGAAGTGGTAGAAGAAATTCGCTTTAGGATTGAACAAAAAACAAGACTTACTGCCAGTGCtg GCATTGCTCCAAATACGATGTTAGCAAAAATGTGCAGTGATAAAAATAAACCAAATGGTCAATATAGAATCCCCCCAGAAAGAGAAGCTGTGATGAACTTCATCAAAGATTTAGCCATTAGAAAG GTGCCTGGCATAGGAAAAGTAACGGAAAAAATGCTTAAAGCTCTGAACATTGTGACTTGTTCAGAACTTTACCAGCAGAGGGCACtaatttctcttctcttctctgaaACATCTTGGCGTAATTTCTTGGAAATCTCCCTTGGTTTGGGTTCCACCCATTTAGAAAG ggatggAGAAAGAAAAAGCATGAGCACTGAAAG GACATTTAATGAAATCAGTGCTGCAGAACAATACAGCTTGTGTCAAGAACTTTGCAGTGACCTTGCCCAGGATTTGAAAAAGGAAGGACTTAAA GCTAGAACTGTAACTTTAAAGTTGAAGAATGTAAACTTTGAAGTAAAAACAAGAGCTACTACAGTAATGTCTGCAGTTTCTACTGAAGAAGAAATATTTGCTGTTGCTAAAGACTTGCTTCAGTCAGAAACGGAGGCTGTGGCCCCACAACCTTTACGCCTGCGACTGATGG GTATACGGGTATCAGGTTTtctaaatgaagaagaaaagaaatatcaACAAAAGAGCATTGTTAATTTCCTAGAGCCTGGAAAACGTATCAGTACTACTGGGCTCTTCCCTAGGAAATCGGAAGAGGATTTTTTTCCAAATGCTTCTGAGAAGGAGAGTTTTTTCAATAAAAAGCGAGCTAATCAAGCAGCTTCTTTAAATATGTCTCCAAACAAGCAGAATCTACAAGATATGAAATCATTAGTGATGTCAGTTGAACCAGCAGAGAATAATGGTGAACATCAGATCTTCATTTGTCCTGTTTGCTTTGAAGAACATCAAGATAGCACATTAGAGGCATTTAACAGGCATATTGACAGGTGCCTTAGTGGAACATTGGAAGAAGATATTACAGATAACAGCAAATCATGGGAGAATACAACTGAGTTGTCTGTAAACATGGAAAAGAAAGAATGTCAGAAAGATAAAACAAGTAAGCCACAGATTGAAGTACAGTCAGCAGATATAGTTGATAATGCTACAAACAGAGGCACAGACATTTTTCCTAAGCTGCAAGATGATGAACACAGTAGGGAAAGTGAGTGTAGCCTTTCTAGTAACTTTGGATTTGATACATGTGCAAAACAGGATTTTTCCTCTAATGTCTTACCTGTGGAAAAAGAAGAATATTTTGAAGAGCCCAGTTCTTCAGAAATTAAGTTGCCATGTTTTCCTGATGCTACTGAAAACAAGGTTTTAGTTTGCCCAGTCTGCAATTTAGAACAAAAAACAACGGACCTTGCTCTGTTTAACAGGCATGTGGATGTTTGTTTGAACAAAGGAATTATCAAGCAGTTGACAGAAGAGTCAAAAAGCCTCG GAATCTTGGGCAGAGGACAGAATAGTACAAATTTTGCAGTAGGAACAAAACG gTCTGGAACAGTGGTTCCCCAGCCGACATCTAAAAAAGCCAAGTCAAATAATTCTAAGTGTACTATAGAAAGTTTTTTCAAATGA